A section of the Gammaproteobacteria bacterium CG11_big_fil_rev_8_21_14_0_20_46_22 genome encodes:
- a CDS encoding beta-ketoacyl-[acyl-carrier-protein] synthase II yields MKNAHPIYIHDFSVMSALGANKNDVYRRLIQNDTSGIDEYTALFSGRTTRIARVHEKLSVLPAYLSRYDCRNNRLLAAAYDRIKPSVEALIEKFGASRIAVVLGTSTSGIAAGEAAYKEKMRRGQFPEWFNYIQQEAGSCAEFLARYAKLGGIYYTISTACSSSGKAFAAAKRLLQANLCDAVIVGGADSECELTLNGFDCLGLLSDEICAPFSAQRKGITLGEGAALFIVSREPSALRLSGVGESSDGYHMTAPHPEGEGAVLAMRQALQEAKLNPEEIEYLNAHGTGTLKNDLAEACAIHRVFDEQGPWCGSTKSLTGHTLGASSAVEIALCALLLSPAFNPSKQLPAQHLKNASDPALSPIRLLTQTEPFKHGRFMCNAFAFGGSNVSLILEACG; encoded by the coding sequence ATGAAAAACGCTCATCCGATTTACATTCATGATTTTAGCGTCATGTCTGCTTTGGGGGCGAATAAAAACGATGTCTATCGCAGGCTGATTCAAAACGACACTTCCGGGATCGATGAATATACGGCCTTGTTTTCAGGTCGCACAACACGTATAGCGCGTGTGCATGAAAAGCTTTCCGTGCTACCTGCCTATTTGTCTCGCTATGATTGTCGCAATAATCGTTTGTTAGCCGCCGCGTATGATCGTATAAAACCTTCTGTTGAAGCTTTAATTGAAAAGTTTGGCGCCTCGCGTATTGCCGTGGTGTTAGGCACCAGTACGTCAGGCATTGCTGCAGGTGAGGCGGCTTACAAAGAGAAAATGCGTCGGGGCCAGTTTCCGGAGTGGTTCAACTATATCCAACAAGAAGCGGGTTCTTGTGCTGAATTTTTAGCGCGTTACGCGAAGCTTGGTGGCATCTATTACACAATATCAACAGCCTGCTCTTCCAGTGGTAAAGCGTTTGCGGCGGCGAAACGTTTATTACAGGCGAACTTGTGTGATGCGGTGATTGTCGGGGGTGCAGACAGTGAGTGCGAGCTGACGCTTAATGGCTTTGACTGTTTGGGTTTGCTCTCTGATGAAATCTGCGCGCCGTTTAGCGCTCAGCGCAAAGGTATTACTTTAGGCGAAGGTGCTGCTTTGTTTATTGTGTCACGTGAACCTTCAGCCCTGCGCTTATCCGGCGTTGGTGAGTCTTCCGATGGTTATCATATGACAGCGCCACACCCCGAAGGTGAAGGTGCGGTGCTTGCCATGCGCCAAGCCCTACAAGAAGCTAAGCTCAACCCTGAAGAGATTGAGTATTTGAATGCACACGGCACAGGCACATTGAAAAATGATTTAGCCGAAGCCTGCGCAATTCACCGCGTGTTTGACGAACAAGGCCCCTGGTGCGGCTCCACCAAATCACTCACGGGTCACACACTCGGTGCATCCAGTGCGGTGGAAATTGCGCTTTGCGCCCTACTGTTATCACCGGCTTTTAATCCCTCTAAGCAATTGCCGGCTCAACACCTTAAAAACGCGTCTGACCCGGCGCTCTCACCGATTCGCTTACTCACACAAACAGAGCCTTTCAAACATGGCCGCTTCATGTGTAATGCCTTTGCCTTTGGTGGTAGCAATGTCTCACTGATACTCGAGGCTTGCGGATGA
- a CDS encoding DNA gyrase subunit B, producing MKFWLNGLVAVFVVAYPVLVYLGFHLGFPRYIPLALAFLLLLRYYLLSNKESLGVLGKTFALSLSLLGIVICGIAALSNSLLLMKLYPVFVSFLFFVVFASSLFQKQTVIERMARWKEPNLPKAGVRYTRWVTKIWCVFFIINAAIAAYLACFASTAAWAFYAGGLSYLLIAALFLIEYCVRPFFKRVMV from the coding sequence ATGAAGTTTTGGCTGAATGGGCTCGTCGCTGTCTTTGTTGTCGCTTACCCTGTTCTCGTTTATCTCGGTTTTCATCTAGGTTTCCCACGCTACATTCCATTAGCGCTGGCGTTTTTATTGCTTTTGCGCTACTACCTACTATCAAACAAAGAATCGCTTGGCGTATTAGGTAAAACCTTCGCGCTAAGCTTAAGCCTCCTTGGTATTGTCATTTGCGGCATTGCTGCACTGAGCAACTCACTGCTGCTCATGAAGCTTTATCCGGTGTTCGTCAGTTTTTTGTTTTTTGTGGTTTTCGCATCATCGCTATTTCAAAAGCAAACAGTCATTGAGCGTATGGCACGATGGAAAGAACCGAACCTTCCCAAAGCCGGCGTGCGTTATACTCGCTGGGTCACAAAAATTTGGTGCGTGTTTTTTATCATTAACGCGGCCATAGCAGCCTACCTTGCCTGTTTTGCGAGCACGGCGGCCTGGGCGTTTTATGCTGGTGGTTTATCTTACCTGCTTATCGCGGCCTTGTTTTTGATAGAATACTGTGTTCGCCCTTTCTTTAAGCGGGTGATGGTATGA
- a CDS encoding 3-oxoacyl-ACP reductase FabG — protein MTRRVLVTGASKGIGQAAAIRLAQSGFHITVHYHRDEAGAMATVEAITQHGGKADTVSFDIGNAAQTRVAIEQLIEQHGAFYGVVSNAGICKDEVFPSLTENDWTRVVHTNLDSFYNVIHPCVMPMIQSRHGGRIITLSSVSGLVGNRGQVNYSAAKAGIIGATKALAVELAKRKITVNCVAPGLIDTAMVEGAHIDEILKHIPARRMGKPEEVANVINFLMSDEAAYITRQVISINGGLA, from the coding sequence ATGACACGACGCGTTTTAGTGACAGGTGCGAGTAAAGGCATTGGCCAAGCTGCCGCGATCAGGCTTGCGCAATCCGGTTTTCATATTACTGTGCATTATCATCGCGATGAAGCTGGCGCTATGGCCACTGTTGAAGCCATCACGCAACACGGCGGCAAGGCGGATACTGTGTCATTTGATATTGGCAATGCAGCGCAGACTCGTGTCGCGATCGAGCAACTGATTGAGCAACACGGCGCCTTTTACGGTGTGGTGAGTAACGCAGGTATTTGCAAAGACGAGGTGTTTCCAAGCCTCACAGAAAACGATTGGACGCGCGTGGTACACACGAATTTGGATAGCTTTTATAACGTGATACACCCTTGCGTGATGCCGATGATTCAGTCGCGTCATGGTGGGCGTATCATTACGCTTTCTTCTGTCTCAGGCTTAGTCGGTAACCGTGGCCAGGTGAATTATAGCGCAGCAAAAGCCGGCATTATTGGGGCGACAAAAGCCCTGGCTGTTGAGCTCGCTAAGCGCAAAATCACCGTGAATTGTGTAGCGCCAGGCTTGATCGATACCGCGATGGTGGAAGGTGCGCACATCGATGAAATTCTTAAACATATTCCTGCGCGTCGCATGGGCAAGCCTGAAGAAGTCGCGAATGTGATTAATTTTTTAATGTCCGATGAAGCCGCGTACATTACACGACAGGTCATCTCCATTAATGGAGGTTTGGCATGA
- a CDS encoding acyltransferase has product MNVCVIIPVYNHGHALTSVIERLNRFNLPCLLIDDGSESETRQTLETLAKAEHLRLVRLDNNQGKGAAVIAGMKAAFGSGFTHAIQVDADGQHDIEALGECLSLINHNPTSVINGVPIYDESAPKSRVHGRKVTNFWCAIETVSLAIDDAMCGFRAYPLEPVMQLISRQKLATRMGFDIDILVKLFWLGVPIVSWPTRVTYPKDGVSHFRLFKDNVGISWLHTKLFLGMLPRFPSLLKRALARKKTTHWSNISETGNHFFLKSGVLLYRYAGDPFLRLMLYPITLGYYLTQASMRSYSKRYLLHVPSKKPLSVFKHFHAFADMVLDKLACWSGDISHEQLDFPNKTLLLNESRGCVIFTAHLGNIDIARAISSLLPDRTFNAIVFTKHAKRVNDLLQTINPSYRLNLIETEELDAAMAVRLKEKVDAGEHIVIVGDRTAIANPTQSIAVDFLGESAYFPKGPFTLAGVLACPAYFMLCLKTGKKRFKLVFEPFADRLDISRPQRDEKLRSAIEHYAKLLSQYCQQYPYQWFNFFDFWQVPTEQEKQDGKA; this is encoded by the coding sequence ATGAACGTCTGTGTCATCATCCCCGTGTATAATCATGGCCACGCTCTAACGTCAGTGATCGAACGACTAAACCGGTTTAATCTGCCCTGCCTTCTGATCGATGATGGCAGTGAGTCAGAAACGCGTCAAACCTTAGAGACGCTTGCAAAAGCCGAACACCTACGCTTGGTTCGTTTGGATAATAATCAAGGCAAAGGCGCTGCGGTGATCGCTGGCATGAAAGCGGCGTTTGGCTCTGGTTTTACACACGCTATCCAAGTCGACGCCGATGGCCAGCATGATATTGAAGCCTTGGGTGAATGTTTATCGCTCATAAACCATAATCCCACTTCAGTGATTAATGGCGTGCCGATTTACGATGAAAGCGCCCCAAAGAGTCGTGTGCACGGCAGGAAAGTCACTAATTTTTGGTGTGCGATTGAAACCGTGTCCTTAGCTATCGATGATGCTATGTGCGGATTTCGCGCTTACCCTTTGGAGCCGGTGATGCAGCTTATTTCTCGTCAAAAGCTAGCGACTCGTATGGGCTTTGATATTGATATACTGGTTAAACTGTTTTGGCTGGGTGTTCCGATTGTTTCTTGGCCTACGCGAGTCACTTACCCTAAAGACGGTGTCTCACATTTTCGACTGTTTAAAGACAATGTGGGGATTAGCTGGCTACACACCAAGCTTTTTTTGGGCATGTTGCCGCGTTTTCCTTCATTGCTAAAGCGTGCGCTTGCACGAAAAAAAACTACGCATTGGTCTAACATTAGCGAAACAGGTAATCACTTTTTCTTAAAATCCGGCGTTTTACTGTATCGCTATGCAGGCGATCCTTTCCTGCGGCTCATGCTGTATCCGATTACGCTCGGTTATTACCTGACACAGGCTAGCATGCGATCTTATTCAAAACGCTATCTCTTGCATGTTCCATCTAAAAAACCTTTATCGGTGTTTAAACATTTTCATGCCTTTGCCGATATGGTCTTGGATAAACTTGCGTGTTGGAGTGGCGATATCTCACATGAGCAACTGGATTTTCCTAATAAAACGTTGTTACTGAACGAATCGCGCGGGTGTGTGATTTTTACAGCCCATCTCGGCAATATCGATATTGCGCGCGCCATCTCTAGCCTTTTGCCCGATCGCACATTTAATGCGATTGTGTTTACAAAACACGCCAAGCGCGTGAATGACTTGCTGCAAACCATCAACCCAAGCTATCGGCTTAATCTGATTGAAACCGAAGAGCTGGATGCCGCGATGGCTGTGCGCTTAAAAGAAAAAGTGGATGCCGGTGAGCACATTGTGATTGTGGGCGATCGTACTGCCATTGCTAATCCCACCCAATCCATTGCGGTCGATTTTTTAGGTGAATCTGCGTATTTTCCGAAAGGCCCGTTTACCTTGGCTGGCGTGTTAGCCTGTCCCGCGTATTTTATGCTCTGTCTTAAAACCGGTAAAAAACGCTTTAAGCTCGTTTTTGAGCCCTTCGCTGATCGGCTGGATATCTCAAGGCCTCAGCGAGATGAAAAGCTTCGCTCAGCCATTGAACACTATGCGAAGCTTCTAAGTCAGTATTGTCAGCAGTACCCTTACCAATGGTTTAATTTTTTTGACTTTTGGCAAGTCCCGACGGAGCAGGAAAAGCAAGATGGCAAGGCGTGA
- a CDS encoding beta-ketoacyl-ACP synthase II, with protein MTQRVVITGMSGITSLGQDWQTIRSQMQNKHNGVRVMQEWREIKGLHTLLAAPVMNFSVPSHYTRKQTRAMGRVAKLAVVASERALEQSGLLADKAFLSGGQVGVAYGSCSGSTPPLCDLAAIHFEKRVGRVTATTYVQSMSHTCAVNAAVFFGLTGRVIPTSSACTSGSQAIGYAYEAIKHGHQTVMIAGGAEELCVSQVAVFDTLYATSQRNTQPHTTPRPFDRDRDGLVIGEGSATLILESYEHAKARGATILAEIVGFGTNCDAKHITQPSSETMQAALQLALSDAKLTPSDIDFISAHGTATKTGDSAESAATLAVLGDRTPISSLKSYFGHTLGACGAIEAWLGIEMMREGWVMPTLNLDTPAEDCARLDYVQNAPRALNAHCFMSNNFAFGGVNTSLIFKLNDITA; from the coding sequence ATGACACAACGTGTTGTCATCACAGGCATGTCGGGTATCACTTCCTTAGGTCAAGATTGGCAAACCATTCGATCGCAGATGCAAAACAAACACAATGGCGTACGTGTGATGCAGGAATGGCGAGAGATTAAAGGCCTGCACACCCTGCTCGCAGCGCCTGTCATGAATTTTTCAGTGCCATCCCATTACACACGCAAGCAAACGCGCGCGATGGGTCGCGTGGCCAAGCTCGCGGTTGTGGCGAGTGAGCGTGCGCTCGAGCAATCGGGTCTTTTGGCTGACAAGGCTTTTTTATCCGGTGGCCAAGTCGGCGTGGCTTACGGGTCTTGTTCGGGTAGCACACCCCCTTTGTGCGATTTGGCGGCGATTCATTTTGAAAAACGCGTGGGTCGCGTCACGGCCACCACGTATGTGCAGTCCATGAGTCACACTTGCGCGGTGAATGCGGCCGTTTTTTTCGGGCTCACAGGGCGTGTGATCCCAACTTCGAGTGCATGCACGTCGGGCAGCCAAGCGATCGGTTATGCCTACGAAGCCATTAAGCACGGTCATCAAACCGTGATGATTGCCGGTGGCGCTGAAGAATTGTGTGTCAGTCAGGTGGCCGTGTTTGATACTTTGTATGCGACCAGCCAGCGAAACACTCAGCCACACACCACGCCTCGCCCTTTCGATCGTGACCGGGATGGGTTGGTGATCGGTGAAGGTTCGGCCACCTTAATTTTGGAATCCTATGAGCATGCAAAAGCGCGTGGCGCGACTATTCTTGCGGAAATTGTCGGTTTTGGCACGAATTGCGATGCGAAGCATATTACGCAGCCTTCCTCTGAAACCATGCAGGCTGCGCTGCAGCTAGCCTTGTCAGACGCTAAGCTTACACCTTCTGATATTGATTTTATTTCTGCGCACGGTACGGCAACGAAAACCGGTGATAGTGCAGAATCGGCAGCGACATTAGCGGTCTTGGGCGATCGTACGCCCATCAGTTCATTGAAAAGTTATTTTGGTCATACGCTCGGTGCGTGTGGCGCGATTGAAGCCTGGCTCGGCATTGAAATGATGCGAGAAGGTTGGGTCATGCCCACCTTAAATTTAGACACACCGGCTGAAGATTGTGCGCGCCTTGATTACGTTCAAAACGCGCCGCGAGCACTCAACGCTCATTGTTTCATGTCGAACAATTTTGCATTCGGCGGGGTGAATACCTCGCTAATTTTTAAGCTTAACGATATCACCGCGTAA
- a CDS encoding DNA-3-methyladenine glycosylase I, with amino-acid sequence MSKTALKTRCGWVNNDPLYIDYHDKEWGRPIHDERELFEFLILEGMQAGLSWYIVLKKRDAFRKAFDNFDAAKIARYTPKKIEALAKNESIIRNRLKLNAAVRNAKAFLAVQKEFGSFDRYIWNFVGGKPIKNHWQSLSEVPCLTDISDAMAKDLKKRGFTFVGTKICYAFMQATGMVNDHVASCFLHPK; translated from the coding sequence ATGTCGAAAACAGCACTAAAAACCCGTTGTGGCTGGGTGAATAACGACCCTTTATACATCGACTATCACGATAAAGAATGGGGCAGGCCCATTCACGACGAGCGAGAGTTGTTCGAGTTTCTGATCTTAGAAGGCATGCAAGCCGGTTTAAGTTGGTACATCGTGCTCAAAAAACGTGATGCATTTCGCAAAGCGTTTGACAACTTTGATGCAGCAAAAATCGCACGTTACACACCGAAAAAAATTGAAGCACTCGCAAAAAATGAAAGCATTATTCGTAACCGTTTAAAACTGAATGCGGCCGTGAGAAATGCAAAAGCGTTTTTAGCGGTGCAAAAAGAGTTTGGTAGTTTTGATCGTTATATCTGGAACTTTGTCGGCGGCAAACCCATTAAAAACCATTGGCAGAGTTTAAGCGAGGTGCCGTGCCTAACCGATATTTCTGACGCCATGGCCAAAGATTTAAAAAAGCGCGGCTTCACCTTTGTGGGCACCAAAATTTGCTACGCCTTTATGCAGGCCACCGGTATGGTCAATGACCACGTGGCGAGCTGTTTTCTCCACCCAAAATGA
- a CDS encoding SAM-dependent methyltransferase encodes MSLHHHQPSKLSALDAKTEALKLAFAPISFQAAYALVKLGILSLIAQHGDEGLSVKAISETLKLSEYGVQVLLDLGLDLSLVWRDGEHYILDKVGHFLVTDSMVQVNMDFCQDVCYQGMASLLDSIKTGKPEGLKVFGDWPTIYPALSSLPELAKSSWHAFDHYYSDKSFPDILPEVFKQPVKRLLDVGGNTGKWALSCFNYDPHVHVTIADLPEQLAVASANVQQAGFAERFSTHPVNLLNPEASLPTGYDVIWMSQFLDCFSLEEIHSVLIRTAQVMTPNTRLYILETLWDRQDFEAASFTINCTSLYFTCLANGNSRMYESKNFLDVIRTSGLSVVSEKDGIGAGHTLLCCRLTE; translated from the coding sequence ATGTCTTTACACCATCATCAACCCAGTAAACTCAGCGCGCTAGACGCCAAAACTGAAGCACTCAAGCTCGCCTTTGCCCCCATCAGCTTTCAAGCCGCCTATGCGCTCGTGAAACTCGGCATTTTATCGCTGATTGCGCAGCATGGCGATGAAGGTTTAAGTGTGAAAGCGATCAGTGAAACGCTCAAGCTCAGCGAGTATGGTGTGCAAGTGCTGCTGGATTTGGGCCTTGATTTAAGCCTGGTATGGCGAGACGGCGAGCACTACATACTCGACAAAGTGGGGCATTTTTTAGTGACGGATAGCATGGTGCAAGTGAACATGGATTTTTGCCAGGATGTTTGCTACCAGGGCATGGCCTCGCTCTTGGACTCGATCAAAACGGGCAAGCCTGAAGGCCTAAAAGTCTTTGGCGACTGGCCGACCATTTACCCGGCTTTATCGAGCTTACCGGAACTGGCGAAATCGAGCTGGCACGCCTTTGATCATTACTACTCGGATAAATCGTTTCCGGATATCTTGCCCGAAGTCTTCAAACAACCCGTCAAACGCTTGCTCGACGTCGGTGGCAATACGGGCAAGTGGGCGTTATCTTGCTTTAACTATGATCCGCATGTGCATGTCACGATTGCCGATTTACCTGAGCAACTCGCCGTTGCGTCTGCGAATGTTCAACAAGCGGGCTTTGCCGAGCGCTTTTCAACGCACCCGGTTAATTTACTCAACCCCGAGGCCTCACTGCCGACAGGCTACGATGTCATCTGGATGAGCCAGTTTCTGGATTGTTTTTCACTCGAAGAAATACACTCCGTTCTAATCCGCACCGCACAAGTGATGACACCCAACACCCGATTGTATATTTTGGAAACGCTCTGGGATCGGCAAGATTTTGAAGCGGCGAGTTTTACCATCAATTGCACGTCCTTGTATTTTACGTGCTTGGCCAATGGCAACAGCCGCATGTACGAATCGAAAAATTTTCTAGACGTTATTCGCACCTCTGGCTTATCCGTGGTGAGCGAAAAAGACGGTATCGGCGCAGGCCACACACTGTTGTGCTGCCGCTTGACCGAGTAG
- a CDS encoding acyl carrier protein produces the protein MPVTELEIKQLIIETLNLEDVSPDDIDSEAALFGEGLGLDSIDALELGVALKKRYNITVNADDPDTPKHFTSVNTLKNYINNNNAG, from the coding sequence ATGCCTGTGACTGAACTTGAAATAAAACAGCTCATCATTGAAACCTTGAACCTGGAAGATGTAAGCCCTGACGATATCGACAGTGAAGCCGCACTCTTTGGCGAGGGCCTGGGCTTGGATTCTATCGATGCGCTAGAGCTCGGTGTAGCGCTAAAGAAGCGCTATAACATCACCGTCAATGCCGATGACCCTGACACGCCGAAGCACTTTACCTCCGTGAACACACTGAAAAATTATATTAATAACAATAATGCAGGATAA
- a CDS encoding MFS transporter: protein MQAIQQRITILGLWVWFIAALFFLYEFFLRTFVGSIAHQVIADLHLTIEQFTLIGSAYYFAYAAMQMPVGVLADKFGVKLNMIVATLACAAATFLFAHSTGFASAVLGRVLMGLGSSFAFVCLLVIASNWFPRQYFAFFAGASQFIGTMGPVLAGGPLITWLVDTHTNWRIALSGIALFGLVLSILSLLFVKDKPKGAKKRLLFLSKTEPILFRLKHLFKTPQTWVVALYSATNYVSIAAIAAVWGTDFLQAKGLPQQSAAYMISIAWIAYAIGCPGFGFLSDLSRRRKPYFILCALLGLMSTLLIIYAPIHAMWQYEALFFMLGLAATGQNLGFAAIAEHNAPDVKASALGLNNGVIVLLGAILPLLIGAVITHVSHGGNADHLSVLDFQYGLAFLPLMYVIALVLSLFFFKETYCRPQNEMLILGGENSSPRGH from the coding sequence ATGCAAGCCATACAACAACGTATCACCATATTGGGTTTATGGGTTTGGTTTATCGCCGCCCTGTTCTTCTTGTATGAGTTTTTCTTGCGGACGTTTGTCGGCTCGATTGCACACCAAGTTATTGCAGACCTTCACTTAACCATCGAGCAATTCACGCTGATTGGTTCAGCGTATTATTTTGCCTATGCCGCGATGCAAATGCCGGTGGGTGTATTGGCGGATAAATTTGGCGTGAAGTTGAACATGATCGTTGCTACGCTCGCTTGTGCTGCCGCCACGTTTTTATTCGCGCATTCCACAGGCTTTGCCTCGGCGGTGCTTGGCCGCGTGCTCATGGGCTTGGGTTCCTCGTTTGCCTTTGTCTGTTTGCTGGTGATCGCATCAAATTGGTTTCCGAGACAGTACTTCGCATTTTTTGCGGGTGCTTCGCAGTTTATCGGCACGATGGGCCCCGTGTTAGCCGGCGGCCCACTGATTACCTGGTTGGTTGATACGCACACCAATTGGCGTATCGCACTTAGCGGCATTGCTTTGTTCGGTTTGGTGTTGTCCATATTGTCTTTATTGTTTGTGAAAGACAAACCCAAGGGCGCGAAAAAACGGTTGTTGTTTTTATCGAAAACCGAGCCGATTTTATTTCGCTTAAAACACTTGTTTAAAACGCCTCAAACTTGGGTGGTGGCTCTTTATTCGGCGACAAACTATGTGTCGATTGCCGCGATTGCGGCGGTTTGGGGCACGGATTTTTTGCAGGCTAAAGGCTTGCCGCAACAAAGTGCAGCCTACATGATTTCAATCGCCTGGATTGCCTATGCGATAGGTTGCCCAGGTTTTGGTTTTTTATCGGACCTAAGCCGGCGCCGCAAGCCTTATTTTATTTTATGCGCTTTGCTCGGTTTAATGAGCACGCTTTTAATTATCTACGCGCCTATTCATGCTATGTGGCAATATGAAGCTTTGTTTTTTATGCTAGGTTTAGCCGCTACGGGGCAAAATCTCGGATTTGCTGCGATTGCAGAGCACAATGCACCCGATGTCAAAGCCAGTGCCTTGGGTTTAAACAATGGCGTCATTGTTTTACTCGGCGCGATTTTGCCGCTTTTGATTGGCGCGGTGATTACGCATGTGAGCCACGGCGGAAATGCCGATCACTTGAGCGTGTTGGATTTTCAATATGGCTTAGCTTTTTTGCCGCTGATGTATGTGATTGCGCTGGTGCTTAGCCTTTTCTTTTTCAAAGAAACGTATTGTCGGCCCCAAAACGAAATGCTCATTTTGGGTGGAGAAAACAGCTCGCCACGTGGTCATTGA
- a CDS encoding excinuclease, whose amino-acid sequence MKKTILTATLAGLAAIAISQQAFADDRAGNLSIKEAMKPTLVQKAKLGDSVSFYFGSQSHPAVTKKLGSAIALQNTNAFLKSDFNACSWGFLGALKKLRNQAEEAGGNAVINIQSYFMTTKNKPMSSTKYVTCAIGAASARIVLRGDIVKLKN is encoded by the coding sequence ATGAAAAAAACCATACTCACTGCGACATTGGCTGGTTTGGCTGCTATCGCGATTAGCCAGCAAGCCTTCGCCGATGATCGCGCGGGCAATTTATCAATTAAAGAGGCGATGAAACCTACTCTGGTTCAAAAAGCTAAATTGGGTGATTCCGTCTCGTTTTATTTCGGCAGTCAATCGCATCCCGCAGTGACTAAAAAACTGGGCTCAGCCATAGCTTTGCAAAACACCAACGCATTTTTAAAATCAGATTTTAATGCTTGCTCTTGGGGCTTTCTAGGCGCGTTGAAAAAATTGCGCAATCAAGCTGAAGAAGCGGGCGGCAATGCAGTGATTAACATCCAATCTTACTTCATGACCACGAAAAACAAACCGATGAGCAGCACCAAATACGTCACCTGCGCAATTGGTGCGGCGTCAGCCAGAATCGTTTTACGCGGTGATATCGTTAAGCTTAAAAATTAG
- a CDS encoding 1-acyl-sn-glycerol-3-phosphate acyltransferase, with protein MSRCWRLLGTGIAFATFGLGGLVLAYLIIPCIWLLPSKQAKKYAAQAAISRTFACFTLLLRLLRLGSVDFIGFEKLADDKGCLWLANHPTLLDYVFIVSRLRRCDTMVKAALWDNFFLSGAVKAAGYIPNRRDASTFEAIDATLTQGHNLLMFPEGTRSRAGQPLKLERGAAQVAVRLTRPIRLISIHCRPTILEKGEKWYKISKEKPKLTITVGPRLEPSTFIDEGRPYSILARELTRTLTEYFERER; from the coding sequence GTGAGCCGCTGCTGGCGCCTATTGGGCACGGGCATAGCCTTTGCCACCTTTGGCCTGGGTGGCTTGGTCCTGGCTTATCTCATTATTCCCTGCATCTGGTTGCTACCCTCAAAGCAAGCGAAAAAATACGCAGCACAAGCGGCGATCAGCCGAACGTTTGCCTGTTTTACCTTATTGCTTCGCTTGCTCAGGCTTGGATCGGTGGACTTTATCGGCTTTGAAAAATTGGCTGACGATAAAGGCTGCTTATGGTTGGCTAACCACCCTACACTGCTCGACTACGTGTTTATTGTTTCACGCCTGAGGCGTTGCGACACGATGGTTAAAGCGGCTTTATGGGATAATTTTTTTCTCTCCGGCGCGGTCAAAGCCGCAGGCTACATCCCCAATCGGCGAGATGCTTCAACCTTTGAAGCGATAGATGCAACCCTGACACAGGGCCACAACCTTCTCATGTTTCCAGAAGGCACACGTTCTCGCGCTGGCCAGCCTTTAAAGCTTGAGCGAGGGGCTGCGCAGGTCGCTGTACGGCTCACGCGCCCAATCCGCTTAATTTCTATTCATTGCCGCCCTACTATTCTTGAAAAAGGTGAGAAGTGGTATAAAATTTCCAAAGAAAAACCTAAGCTTACGATCACTGTCGGCCCGCGCCTTGAACCTTCAACCTTCATTGATGAAGGCAGGCCCTACTCGATTTTGGCCAGAGAGCTTACCCGCACGCTAACTGAGTATTTTGAAAGAGAACGATAA
- a CDS encoding acyl carrier protein (carries the fatty acid chain in fatty acid biosynthesis), with the protein MTTPSKAEMYEQLKRTLHELFETPLENIHGEALLYEELDLDSIDAVDLIVHLQTLTDRKFNPEEFKSVKTVNDVVNVIYAELERP; encoded by the coding sequence ATGACAACACCTTCCAAAGCAGAAATGTACGAACAACTTAAACGCACGCTGCATGAACTTTTTGAGACACCGCTTGAGAACATTCACGGTGAGGCTTTGCTGTATGAAGAGTTGGATCTTGATAGTATTGATGCAGTGGACTTGATTGTGCATTTGCAAACACTCACAGATCGCAAGTTCAACCCTGAAGAATTTAAATCGGTAAAAACCGTTAATGATGTCGTTAATGTGATTTATGCCGAGCTAGAAAGGCCATGA